From Sphaeramia orbicularis chromosome 21, fSphaOr1.1, whole genome shotgun sequence:
ttttctttttgttgtcataaacattacaaataaataaaacaataatatcatttcagtaaaaaaaaaacaaaacattgactTTATGaaggctttatttatttttatttataggaGAAAAAGTAGATAATAATCCCCCACTCTTATTATTTCAGGAAAACAAACCTTATGTTTGAGTAAAAATACTTTAATTTAGATCAATACATGAAACATGAAGGATTATGGGAGCTGTAGTCTGGGTTAAATGGATGATGAGTTAGAGatgcacatttttatttgttaaCATATGTTATATATATGTTTACATATTTAACTTGACctttatttcatcatttgttttttcCTTCTTACTTCATTTATTGTAAAAGGTTCAAGTACACAAATAGAATATAAGACACAATGAATTCAGCCAttattttcacagtattttttgtgtgtgtctcagtTACAATTTGTTTTACAGCTGAGACATgtgaaaacaaatacataaatcaaCAAACCAGTTCtctgtaattaaaataaaatttcaaatgtgtcaaatgtagatgaagatgaagaacatGATAACTTTTACTGAACGTTCAACTTCAACACATTTCAGTAACAAACATTAACCAAATCTTTATAACATTCAACTAAATTCAAagagaataaatgaataaatatacagtcattttaatttacataaaaacaaatataataaattagtctgaaagtaaattaaaacatatagaaactgaatcccttaaataaataaaataaatgtgtatgaaaacaaaattattccaatttgATGGTTAACAGTGTTGaaaaaaacgaacaaacacaagTTCAgtctttacttttacattttttaaaatcttgtttacactttattttacagctgatcacatgtgaaaacaaatcaacaaaccgAGTctcttaaattaaaataaaaacatgtaaaatactaCAAACTCAGGCCCAAACCActctttttgcattttcatttggaaaataactgcacaatttttattattattgttacatatTTCAAAGCTCCATAACTGATTTTGGTTCCAACCATCAGTTTCTTGACGGTAGATGTAAATAAATGAACTTTTAAActctaatttatatatatatatatatatatatatatatatatatatatatatatatatatatatatatatatatatatatatatatatatatatatatatgtgtgtgtatgtatgtatgtatgtatgtatgtatgtatgtctaacGTCCCAGTGTTTCACctgttgtttctttttgttcTGATATTCTTTCATATTTCAGATGTGACTGGTTTCCAGTTTGACTCCCATCAAACCCACTGAACTCAGATAATGATTGACTGACCCGCCTCAGACCGGACCCAGGCTCAGGTTTAAACCGGTCTCATCTCTGGGTTCATGTCCATAAATGTGAATGTTTCATCCTCAGCAGGTGAATGGACACAAGGAGAAGAGCAGCTGCAGCCGCTACCCTCTGGACCTGATCCAGAACCTGTCAGCGCTGGGGGTCCAGCCCGGCTGGGACCTAGACCTAAACCAGTCTGCTCTGGGAGGTGGTCCTGGTCCAGTGGGTCTGAGGGTGGAGGGCTGTGAGGATGGTTGGAGCTACAGCGCTGAGTTCTACCAGTCGACAGTGGTCACTGAGGTACCGAACATATACCATATATGGTCCTATATGGACCCTGTAGGGTTACCGATAGGGTTACCGATACCACATATGGTCCGATACCATATATGGTCTTATATGGAGCCCAAAGGATTAATGATACCATATATGGTCGTATATGGACCCTGTAGGGTTACCGATACTATATATGGTCCTATGTGGAGCCTGTAGGGTTACCAATACCATATATATGGAGCCTGTAGGGTTACTGATACCATATAAGGCCATATTTGGACTCTGTAGGGTACTGAACTTATACCATATATAGGCATCCATGGAACCTTTAGGGTACTGAACCTATACCATATATGGTCATATATTTTCTCTATTTTACAGGTTGTATTGTAGTATTTAGTGTATGTTCCAGACTGTATTGCAGTATTTGGTGTAATGCATCAGACTGTATTGTAGTAtacatgtatttgtgttgtgtttcagTTTAACCTGGTGTGCTCTGACCAGTGGAAAAAGCCTCTCTCCTCTCTGGCTTACTTCGTGGGTGGATTATGTGGATGTTTGTTTTCTGGACAGATCTCTGACTGGTACCGTTCACTTCTCATTACATCACCTGATCatgtattacacacacacacacacacgtatatatatatatatatatatatatatatatatatatatatatatatatatatatatatatatatatatatatatatatatatatatgtacgtgtgtgtgtctcTGCTTTTACTCTGATCCTGTTACTCTGATACTGTTTCTGCTGTTACTCCAATACTGTCTCTACTGTTACTCCGATACTTTTACTGCTGTTACTCTGATATTGTCTCTGCTGTTACTCCGTTACTGTCTCTGCTGTTACTCCGATACTTTTACTGCTGTTACTCTGATACTTTTACTGCTGTTACTCTGAtactgttactgctgttactCTGATACTGTTTCTGCTGTTACTCCAATACTGTCTCTGCTGTTACTCCGATACTTTTACTGCTGTTACTCCGAtactgttactgctgttactCTGATACTGTTTCTGCTGTTACTCCAATACTGTCTCTCCTGTTACTCCGATACTTTTACTGCTGTTACTCTGAtactgttactgctgttactCTCTTCTGAATGCTCctgctttgtgtttttattcccaGGTTTGGTCGTAAACCCGTCGTGTTCGGCTCCACCATCATACTCAGCGTCTTCAGCGCTGCCATGGCGTTCGCTCCATCATGGCCAGTTTTCACGCTGCTCTACTTCGTGGTCGGCCTCGGTCAGATCACCTCCTTCATTGTGGCGTTTGTACTGGGTATGTggttaaaaatattccattgcaGTAAAAATAGGTGTACTACTGTGTAATAATGCATATAAACTTGTGTCCTCTAGGTTCGGAGATCCTGGTGGGCGGGCCCAGAGTCCTCTTCTCCTGTCTGTTTCTCCCGGTCTTCTACGTTGCCGGGGAGATGCTGTTGCCTGGCACCGCATACCTGGTCCGGAACTGGAGACACCTGTCGCTGGTCATGGCAGTGCCAGGCCTCGCCTGCATTCCCCTCTGGTGGTGAGAGGCATCATTACACCCTGTCATACATCTGCAGGttccagagcaggggtgtccaacatatggcccgagggccaaaactggcccaccaaagggtccagttcagtccatgggaagaatttatgaaatgcaaaaattacactgaagatattaacaatcaatggtgttaaaatcattttagttcaggtttcacattcagacctatttgatctaaagtggatcagacctgtaaaataacaacagaataacatatagataatgacacatacaaacttttctttttgcttCAGGGTAAagatgatttatactgaaaaatgcgaAATGTAGAggttaatattctaataaatggtgataaataacaggaaaaacaaaggaaaggttaaatgcagagaaaaaatcatttggaagacaccacaaaaatagttctaggttttTTAAAGGTTTATGTTCAACTTGATTTACTAAACTATTTGGAGTTAAataatgtttgtgcattttttaaattGCGGATTTAAattgaggattctgttgggtttctgtaaattggcttagagtctggttttgaccaactctatataaagtgtcatgagataacttttttgtgatctggcgctatataaataaaatttgattgattgagtgatttaattggttttcccctgtaagtcgctttggaaaaaagcgtctgccaaatgtataaacataaacataaacataaactttaTCTCTATTCACTCACATAATTAAAGGTCagtttgttttcacattttactgCAATATTTTTCCACAGTGTAACACAGTATTTGCTGTATTTCAGACTCTATTGCAGTATTTgctgtaggaaaatacctgattttcactgaaaaatggtacatacagaggattatattataatacattttgataaatcacttcagaaaggttaaatcatGACAaaaatagtggggaaaaaaactctCAAAAGTgtccaaaaatgaaaaataaatatgtataaagcTAAGCTTTTCCTAAATGCTACTGATCCAAAGActaaagacgaaaaaaaaaatgcacaaaatcatgaaaaaaatggccaaaacatTAGTATTGACAAATATAAAGGCATGAATCTGCTGCTGAAAACTCCACATGTACAGATGAAGTGACTGTATGTGAGGTTTGACGATGCTGCTTCTTCTGTAACTTTGTACAAAACGTCCTTCAGCAAAACTGTGTGAAACAATTCAGAAAGTCATCTGTGTAAAATGTAACTGTATCATTGTACAAGGACACGATCCTGTCACattcatgtttttctgttttattctggaTAAAATCTACCTTCACATGTTCAGATTTAACAGTTTTCACAAAGTTTAACTCTTTCATTCTTtacatcaatggtgtcaaaatcgttttagttgagattccacattcagcccaatatgatctgaagtgggtcagaccagtaaaataataacacaattacctagaaatgatgacaaatacaaatgtgtctctctgttttagtgcgtaagagtaaaattaaattatgaaaatgttcatttacaaactcttctttaaaaaatgtgaatgacctggaaaaaaacagaaatatcttcaaaaagataattacaattttaacaatattctacaattctgcctcagtttatcatttacatgtgtacataataatttgcagatcacagtggatctacaaatacacaaaacatttgacaacaggaagaatgttgttaaaattgcatttattcttCATAGgttatttcaggttgttgatatttgttcagatcATTCATATTTTGTGTGAACGGATAGTAAATATtttgatgtaatttaactttctTACACTAAAACTGTTATTTTGTGAGTgaatacagaaaaataatttttaaaaaaataaaataaaataaaacagacaaacatgtTTTACTCCAAAACGTTTAGTATATCAAGTTGaacattaacctttaaagacctacaactatttttgtggtgtccAAATTACTttcttctacatttaacctttagtttttttcctgttatgtatcaccatttattagaatattatcctctacattttgcatttttcagtgtaaatcatttttacactaaaaaaagaaaaaagtttgtatttatcattatttatataatattctgttgttattgcgctggtgtgatccactttagatcatattggtctgactgtggaacctgaactaaaatttttgttaatattttcagtgtaatttttgcatttgataaATTCCTCCCATGGCCTGGATCTGACCCTTTGGCGGCTAATTTTGGTCCACGGCCGTATGTTGGactctagggatgggaattgataagaatttaaagtttccgattccattatcgattttgcttatctaTCCGATTCCTTGTCatttctcttatcaattctcattgggtgagggtaTAAAAAAAGAGTataaatgggtttgtttgcacaaactgtcttttatttttccatctctgcacagaaaatataacatatacagtatgcacaaaaaataataacaaatgacgccaggcccagttccagatagtcatatatgaggtgACGATCAGGAATGTTAAGGGGCACATACCAATGAcagaagctgtgtgtgtgtttgtgtgtgtgtgtgtgtgtgtgtgtaggtgtgtgtgtgtgtgtgtgcatgtgtgtgtaggtgtgtgtgtgtgtgtaggtgtgtgtgtgtgtgtgtgtggggggtcacaccatatgaccatacaaagtgaaaTTGAAACTTAAGACTCTTTGCTAATTCCTCTACGTCGCCCACTTCCTTCCccacctttggaaacttttatttgaggggcatgacgtttgtttaagggggcattaCCCTCTCTTGCGCCCTAGAACCAGACCCAGACAATGCCCTGACATTCCTGCAGATGaactgcatgctgtgtggacaaatgtttgagcatattggaggtatttcccccctttgaagaaatggaagctttgcaagtgttacaagtggccctagTGTCGTCTTTTCACGTGAAATATAGCCGtactttggagcatttctgcctcgacgccatgttggcttCGTTCTATACCAAAACCATGCAACGTGCGTGTGACatcatcatgcatgtgcaacaaaggcagaatcgatgaGCAAAATCATTAAGCTGGCAAACGATTTCAAGGAACTGAACGACTGGGagccagttctcaaaaagaatcggttctggattcccatccctgttGGACACCCTGctttagtttttttatgtttgtgtttgttaaatGGTCTCTGTCTCCAGGTTGATCCCAGAGTCTCCTCGCTGGTTGGCATCCCGTGGTCGTCTCCAGGAGGCGGAGCTTGTGCTGAGGGCGGCAGCATTGGAGAACCGGGTGGACGCCCCGAGTGTCATCCTGCAGTCAGTAAGAACCTCTGACCTTTGATTTTCGACCTTCGAACTCTGACCTCTGACTGTGTCTCCGAAGCCTTTACGGTGGTTTGCCTTTCTCCAGGTTGAGAAAGCAGAACCTGAGAAGGCGGAGTCTCTGAGTTTCATGGACCTGCTGAGGACCAAGAACGTCCGCTTCACCACCCTCATTCTGTGGATCGTCtggtcagtgattggttgtcatttcCTGCCTGTAGAACAGTAGCTCCTCCCTCTGTGGGGCAGGATGGTCATCTGTCGTCTCATTGGCAGGTTCTCCAACACCGTCAGCTACTTTGGCCTGTCCTTCAACCTGTCCCATCTCTATGGAAACCCCTTCCTTAACTATTTCCTGTTGTCGGCCGTTGAGTTGCCTGGCTACGTTGCCAGCTGGCTGGCGGCGCGCAGTCTTCCTCGCCGCCTACAGTTCATCATGTTTGCCCTGTTGGGTGCGCTAGCGctgctcctcatcctcatcactaTGGACAGTAAGTAACTCTGGCTCCCCCTGGTGTTTGAACAGAGAAACGACACCGCTcagaaaacataataaatacGACCCACCGTcatacagaagaagaagatgacagaTGCATTATGGGATGCCAGTGTGTCATACACATAATGAGAAGATTTGACTGGATCAGTTTATAGCCCTGTAATCTGGCTGTAGAATGTAGTACAACTGCAGTACTATAGTATGTAGTAGGACTGCAGTATAATGTAGTACAATTGCAGTATTATGTAGCAGGACTGCAATAGAATGTAGTATAACTGCAGTAGTATGTAGCAGGACAGCAGTACTATTTAGAGTACTATATTGTACAACTTCAGTATAATGTGGTATGACTCAAGCAAAATGTATGCAGTATTTTTTTGTCATCCtttttatgtattaaaaaaaaagtatgtattttttgtgtatttttgtgtcgTTACCATTCAaaactcttctcctcctctcatcttctGTTTTAATGAGGAACATTATttcacatacagtatattattattattattattattattattattattattattattattattattattattattattattatcatcatataTGACTGACAGTCGATGACTCGGTCCAAACAGTTCTGTGACGTCGGTAGAACTTTACTGTCATTTTTAAATCTGTATGTTTGACTTTATCACTTGGTCCTCATCCTGCTGCAGGTCAACCAGCCGTGACCCTGACCCTGGTGCTTCTGGGTAAATTTGGCGTCCTGGGCGCTGCCGGGGGGATGTACAACTACACCGGTGAGCTGTATCCGACTGGCATCCGGAACACAGCGATGTCGTCCTGCGCCATGTTCGCCAGACTGGGCTCGGCGGTGTCTCCGTACCTGTTACTGCTGGGTGAGAATctgaaaaactaaaaactatgaaCGTAACATCTGGACTCACATCAGTTCAATATATTCATTCAAGTTGAAAGTCAACTGTAATATATGTATCTCAGTCAAAATAACCCAAATAGACGCATGATTTTTTTGTGATTCATGATCCCACTCAGTTTTTTATTGGTTCTTGAGTGAAAGTGTTAACGTCCGTGGTGTGTTTGGGTTCCAGCTGCGGTCGACCCCGTGGTGCCATGGGTGGTGGTGGGTTCACTGTGTCTGCTCAGTGTCGTTCTCTGCATCCTCCTCCCTGAGACATTCAGGAAACCGATGCCCGACAGCGTCCAGCAGATGGGTCACATCCAGAGGTCAGTCTGACGAGGTGTTCACTGCCCTTTAACATGAATATTTATCTGTACGGAGGGAAGATTCAACcctaaaaatattaaacatcattttcttttatacagttacagttacatatAAAACTAAAGACATTCATCTATGAGTTCTAGTGTCAGGATTTGTGTCTTTTCATTTTCCTTCATACACATTTAACAGAGTTTATTCCAAtgtgtttctttcatttttctgatCTGTTCAATCAGATCAAACATCATTTGGTTTAGGAGAATCTGAGGTTTCATTTGAAGTCCAAAGTTTGCATTTGCTTTTCTACAATCTGAAAAAAGTAACAGCAAAAAACTGATGTTTCTGACACAAGGACAAATGATTCTAACCTCACAATGttatataaaaataggaccaatggccctgtagcttaccggccaaattaaaagctttgggaaatgcatcCACATGCCATttcttatcacccagttctgtgtatttattatattacagaaatagcccatgttttggtcatattccaatcagatctgtaaaaaattcaaattccaacttgatatcattgatacttactgatttattgtatcaatccacttcttatctgttataatggggaaatttttcaaagtcgcaccaaatccagaatcagatccggatccaaataatttcactaacttttgttaacatcatcataaagaagctgtataccaagtttgaagtcaatcggaattgtagtttcggagaagaagatgattgaaatttttgtaacggacgacagacaacagacgatgacgacaacgacagacaccgcatgacgacaatagcttacggcctgtcggcaaGCTAAAAAGTCATACTTcaatattttagattttatagTGAATTTTGCACCATTTCTTGCCTTTTTTCATCAATTCACCATCATTTATGATCATATTATCCATATTAGACCTGCTTTCACTGGTCTAATCCTATATTTAATGTTCTGACTGTGTGAATGTTCATACAAGTTCAGAGTaaatacaacagtttatgatcatgtcagAATAGAAAACACTTAACCTTTATATCCTCCTAAAATCGTTCTTCCTCTGGTTACCTTTGTGGCAAAAATGAACGTGCAAGAAACTGATATAAAATCATCACACATCaatatttttcttgcttttttttcataaatctcttaaatAATTTCTTCCCTGCTTAAAATTACCAAACTGTCATCATCTGGTTTCCAGGTTCATGTTCCCATGGTGCTCTGCTCCTCCAAAGGATGATGGGAAATGGTCTAAAGAACAAACAACTGCGCCTGAGATCATCTGCACGACTCGACTATAAGATGAATCTGAAACTAAAAAGGGATGGAAAAACTGTACATCAGACAAACACAGGCATGAAGACaggttttattacctctgccaaggaatggcggaggttttgttttcattggggtttgtttgttagtttgtttgttggttagttagcaagataactcaaatagttatggacagattttcaggaaattttcaggaaatgttgatactggcacaaggaagaaatgattaaattttggtggtgatcggggggggacagatctgccttggtggaggtctgcgctctctgagtgcttttctattttattttatttttatctatttattttattttttatttttcaatctgTTTAATTGGACtgtaactaaaatgattttgagaccctcattttttcatttcacaaattcatcccatgggctggtttagaccctttggcgggctggttctGGCCCACAGGTCGTATGTTTGAGACTGTTGCTCTAAAACATCAGAGGACAGACCAGTAGGGGGCACCGTCCACTTTTTACATTAGGTCTGAGGATTTGTTGGTGGAACCGGTTGGATTCATGTAGGTGATGTTTGTTCCTCAGGTCCAAATGACGTTACAGCAGTGAAacagttaaatgaaataaaacctcAGTCTGAACCAGATGGTCTGAATATTTTTGTGTCAtgtaaagacacaaaaaaatgggggaaaaaaatgtaaatatgatcCTGGTTAAACTCCTCCGACTGCTGTAGCTGTGGTTTAATGAACATGTTcttcatttatttaacatttgaaGTGATAACAGTGAACGAAACCATTGTATGATTCTATGACTAATATTCacttcagtttgtgtttgttttcttcataaatgttgtttGTTATTTGTGTAATTAATACCCAAGTACGTATCCATATAGAGACAGACTCAGTTCTTTTTTTATGTCTGATGTGTTGATATGTTGATGTTATtatttcttgaaatattacatgTCATGAAACTCTCACTGTATTTAGTTtaatgaaattatattaaatgcaATAATGTAACATAAGGCAACAAAGTGTAACGCAACATAACAACACAACATAATGTAATGCAACAAAATGGAATAAGTATCAGAAACACTGAAGCTTCCTCCTTTTATTTAGTTATCCACCTTTAATAATTGATACCAACTGTAGTTTCTGATCAgtgtatctgctttaactgttcACGGATTTCCTtattgtatataatgtatatattgtAAGTGAGCAACTTTTATGGTTTTGATATTTTTATGACCGGTTCTGTACTATgaacattgttgttttttgttttttgttttttataataagCCTCATGTTGATGACATCATCAttacctgattaaataaaggtcaaatacatcaaataataataatacagcacAATGTATCAAAacacaacataatataacaaaacaaaatgtaatgtaatagcagaaaatgtaacaaaacataaCGTCATGTAAGTTAAGGTAACACATTGTAACACACCTCTGCAACAACATATTACAACAAAACAACGAaacttaatgtaatgtaatgtcacAACATGTAACAACGGTGTTATTGCTGAATCCCATTTCCACAAGAGTTGGGACagtttctacaaaaaaaaaaaaaaaaaactgaaaaatgtgacTTGATCATTTGCTCCaaactttgttgtttttaaaattaattttcttttaatttcataAACTCATAAAGTCCTTAAAATATTTCAGAATGATGGTCCTTGTTTCTGATTGGACGAATTCAAGGCGCCACAACATCACATGTCCAGATTATTATAgcattcatatttttatttaaatttttatttcgtctttcagtttggtttttaagTTCAGCTTAGTTCTCCTCAGTTTGACAAGTGCAAAAGTACTTTTTCAAATAGTTATTGTTATTTTCaatacttttatttctttttatttagtcTTAGTTTTTTTAGGTAATTTGAAATAGTGACGACTAATAAGAATCTATAAAAGATTCATGACATCAAATATTATTTATAAAACCACTGAAATAAGATGACGACACCCGCAGTTATATTTCActtgtttgtctatctgttttttttatttgaatttaaaaccaaaaacaacaaagaaaaagaaaataaaaaggatGAAGTGCAACTTCTATACCCCATCCCCCTTCCTGCTGGCCACAAAGTCCCATGGCAGCACCACAAAATTACtccaaaatattacacatatcaaaattCAACTCTGCCTAATCCTACATCAGTGtacttcaaccttggggtcgggaccccatgtggggtcgggaccccatgtgggtcgggaccccatgtggggtcgggaccccatgtggggtcgggaccccatgtggggtcgggaccccatgtggggtcgcctggaattcaaatggggtcacctgaaatttctagtaattgacaagaatttttaaaaaattactaataaaaaatatatggtgagttgacagagacaatcccaacacataaaagacaaactgtgagtctgaaactgaagcactgtggttctgtttatctgtcaaatgttcattgtggtcagtttcagatgctgcagctctttcataattcatagtttgagttcttgtttgtttagtattaattgtcagccttgtaaatccaagctggactgactgtacatatcctgaccaaggaaaattaaattctctctttgtgcaggaatctacacctgacttttctgcctccgtccataataatatagattatatagactaaatgtcctctaaaattaacgtttatttgcaacatataaaggaaactaatacatgatcaaaaacaaattaattttttatcaaaaaaaaaaggtctctgttttgaatatctggggtcaccagaaacttgtgatgttaaaatggggtcatgagccaaaaaaggttggaaaccagtgtCCTACATACATGATATACATTGTATATCATAGTTCATTATTCATCATCATACAATACACATTGTATATATTGTATAATTATACATTCTACAATGTTAAAACaacattataaaataattatttataCGTTGTATTCTAATATACATTATAGTACATTATTTACAATCATATAACATAATATATTGTAATACTTTCATTCTTCattattcaagtttttatttactttttcttttttatagccGTGTCCTGATTTCTTTTAGTCATCAGATATAATAATTCTTCCTCTTCGTCCctaaaaaaagacctaaaaaaaaCCCTATTTCTTCCTCTTCTCAGGTTCTGACCCAGTTCTTGGTCAGATTCGGGATGCAGTTCTCAGACCCTCCGGCAGGGGGCGGAGGTCTGTCCGCTCTGGCGGGTCTGTCAGGTCCTTCCGCCGTCAGACCGTAGAAGAAGAGTGGAAGTCGGAGTCGGAGCAGCAGCACCTCCGCCTGCACCTCACTGTCTGGACTGTTGTTCGAGGCGGAGGAGCGGAGGAGCGGACCGGGTTCTGGTGCACTTCAACCCGGGTGGAGGTCTTTGtgtgagaggaagaagaggaacaggaggaagaggagcgcgCGGACCGGGAGGAACCGCGGGAGGAACCGGAGGAGGAGACCGGGGCAGAATCTGGACTGTTCCTCCTGAAGCTGCGGATCGAACTGAGGTACGAACAGCGGCGGATCGATATCTTTCACTTATTGATCAGACTATCGATGAAGGGGCGCGTGGAGGCCGACGGGAGGCGAGAGAGGCGCGCGCCGCCGATGTAGGTCATTGTGTCTGTGGGCCGAGCCGAACCGAGCCGAGACTAACCGAGCTGAGCCGAGACTGACTGAGACTAACCGTGCAGGAGGCGGAGGGTCGGGGCCGCATCAGGCCGCAGAGGACGACGGGAGACCGGGGACAGGAGGACACAGGGGGACGTGGTCTGACCCGGTTCGACCAGGTCCAACGGGAGGGGTCACGGAGGGTAAATAATAATGAACTAAATCAGttcagaaaaaaactgtaaaacaacaggaCAAGAAGAAAACCAGTGAACAGGACAAAATATAAGAAGAATGTCAGAAAAACTagagaaaatatataaaatgttaaaaaaaaaaacaaaaaaacaaggtcaCATCAAAG
This genomic window contains:
- the LOC115412501 gene encoding solute carrier family 22 member 4-like yields the protein MQDYEHAVSFLGSWGPFQKRVFILLCFLSFPSGFNVMSVMFLLADPSHHCTVPLHWNLSQDWVQASIPLQQVNGHKEKSSCSRYPLDLIQNLSALGVQPGWDLDLNQSALGGGPGPVGLRVEGCEDGWSYSAEFYQSTVVTEFNLVCSDQWKKPLSSLAYFVGGLCGCLFSGQISDWFGRKPVVFGSTIILSVFSAAMAFAPSWPVFTLLYFVVGLGQITSFIVAFVLGSEILVGGPRVLFSCLFLPVFYVAGEMLLPGTAYLVRNWRHLSLVMAVPGLACIPLWWLIPESPRWLASRGRLQEAELVLRAAALENRVDAPSVILQSVEKAEPEKAESLSFMDLLRTKNVRFTTLILWIVWFSNTVSYFGLSFNLSHLYGNPFLNYFLLSAVELPGYVASWLAARSLPRRLQFIMFALLGALALLLILITMDSQPAVTLTLVLLGKFGVLGAAGGMYNYTGELYPTGIRNTAMSSCAMFARLGSAVSPYLLLLAAVDPVVPWVVVGSLCLLSVVLCILLPETFRKPMPDSVQQMGHIQRFMFPWCSAPPKDDGKWSKEQTTAPEIICTTRL